In Rahnella variigena, one DNA window encodes the following:
- a CDS encoding glycerate kinase has translation MKIVIAPDSYKESLSALDVAKAIESGFREIFPEAEYVKLPVADGGEGTVEAMVAATGGRVVKVNVTGPLGKPIEAFFGLSGDEKIAFIEMAAASGLESVPPAQRNPLKTTSYGTGELIHSALDHGVKHCIIGIGGSATNDGGAGMMQALGAKLLTREGKPIGQGGGELEKLHHIDISGLDPRIKKCRFEVACDVTNPLTGKDGASAIFGPQKGATPEMIEQLDGYLHHYAQVIKKDLGIDVEHVPGAGAAGGMGAALYGFCHAELRQGIEIVTDALGLDELVKDATLVITGEGRIDSQSINGKVPIGVARVAKRYNKPVIGIAGSLTKDVDVVYDHGLDAVFSVLYSVCTLDDALKNAADNLRKSARNIAATIKLSQKL, from the coding sequence ATGAAAATAGTGATCGCACCGGATTCATACAAAGAAAGTTTGTCTGCTTTGGATGTGGCAAAAGCCATCGAAAGTGGTTTTCGTGAGATTTTCCCTGAGGCGGAGTACGTCAAACTGCCGGTTGCCGATGGCGGCGAAGGCACGGTTGAGGCGATGGTGGCCGCCACCGGAGGCCGCGTCGTTAAAGTGAATGTCACCGGGCCGCTGGGAAAACCGATCGAGGCGTTCTTCGGGTTATCAGGTGATGAGAAAATCGCTTTCATCGAAATGGCGGCGGCCAGCGGGCTGGAAAGCGTTCCGCCTGCGCAACGTAATCCGCTGAAAACCACCTCTTACGGCACCGGCGAACTGATCCATTCCGCGCTGGACCATGGCGTGAAGCACTGCATCATCGGCATTGGCGGCAGTGCGACCAATGACGGCGGCGCGGGGATGATGCAGGCGCTAGGCGCGAAGCTGCTGACCAGAGAGGGCAAGCCGATTGGTCAGGGCGGCGGTGAGCTGGAAAAACTGCATCACATTGATATCAGCGGTCTGGATCCGCGGATCAAAAAATGTCGCTTTGAGGTGGCGTGTGACGTGACCAATCCGCTGACCGGAAAAGACGGGGCGTCTGCTATTTTCGGTCCGCAAAAAGGCGCGACACCGGAAATGATCGAACAGCTCGACGGCTATCTGCATCATTATGCGCAAGTGATTAAAAAGGATCTGGGCATTGATGTTGAACACGTTCCTGGTGCTGGCGCTGCGGGCGGTATGGGTGCGGCACTTTACGGATTCTGCCATGCGGAATTACGTCAGGGGATCGAGATAGTCACCGATGCGCTGGGGCTGGATGAGCTGGTGAAAGACGCCACGCTGGTGATCACCGGCGAAGGGCGTATCGACAGCCAGAGCATCAACGGTAAAGTGCCGATTGGTGTGGCGCGGGTGGCGAAACGCTATAACAAACCGGTGATTGGGATTGCGGGCAGCCTGACAAAAGATGTGGATGTGGTTTATGACCACGGGCTGGACGCCGTTTTCAGTGTGCTTTACAGCGTTTGTACACTCGATGACGCGCTGAAAAACGCCGCGGACAACCTGCGTAAATCCGCACGAAATATTGCCGCGACCATTAAATTATCGCAAAAACTTTAA
- the garL gene encoding 2-dehydro-3-deoxyglucarate aldolase, whose amino-acid sequence MSNQMIPNRFRQDLLQGKTLIGCWSALCSPITTEVLGVAGFDWLLLDGEHAPNDVTTFVPQLMALKGSRSAPVVRPQFNDPVVIKRLLDIGFYNFLIPFVETQEQAELAVASTRYPPAGIRGVSVSHRSNMFGTVPDYFTSINDNIAVMVQIESQQGVDNLDAIAAVDGIDGIFVGPSDLAAGMGHLGNAGHPDVQAAIRHIFARAKAHGKPSGILAPVEADARRYLEWGATFVAVGSDLGVFRAGTQALCDRFTK is encoded by the coding sequence ATGAGTAATCAAATGATTCCAAATCGCTTTCGCCAGGACTTACTGCAAGGAAAAACGCTGATTGGTTGCTGGTCAGCGCTGTGCAGCCCGATCACCACCGAAGTGCTCGGCGTGGCGGGTTTTGACTGGCTGTTGCTCGATGGTGAACACGCGCCGAATGATGTCACCACTTTTGTACCGCAGCTGATGGCGCTGAAAGGCAGCCGCAGCGCGCCGGTGGTGCGTCCGCAGTTTAATGATCCGGTGGTGATTAAGCGCCTGCTGGATATCGGTTTCTACAACTTCCTGATCCCGTTTGTGGAAACGCAGGAACAGGCAGAACTGGCGGTGGCATCAACACGTTATCCGCCAGCAGGCATCCGTGGCGTATCGGTTTCGCATCGCAGCAACATGTTCGGCACCGTGCCGGATTACTTCACCAGCATCAACGACAACATTGCGGTGATGGTGCAAATCGAAAGTCAGCAGGGCGTCGATAATCTTGATGCGATTGCCGCCGTTGACGGTATCGACGGGATTTTCGTCGGCCCGAGCGATCTGGCCGCAGGCATGGGGCATCTCGGCAACGCCGGACACCCTGACGTGCAGGCCGCTATCCGTCACATCTTTGCGCGTGCAAAAGCACACGGCAAACCGAGCGGCATTCTGGCACCGGTTGAAGCGGATGCCCGTCGCTATCTGGAATGGGGCGCGACGTTCGTGGCGGTCGGCAGTGATTTAGGCGTTTTCCGTGCAGGGACTCAGGCGCTGTGTGATCGCTTCACCAAGTGA
- a CDS encoding MFS transporter, with the protein MNIQSQSRTIAQTKVRTHIRYYILLIIFLITAVNYADRATLSIAGTEVARELGLDAADMGQIFAAFGWAYLIMQLPGGWLLDKFGSKKVYTYSLFFWSLFTLLQGFVGWFPLAYGALTLFILRFMLGFSEAPSFPANARIVAAWFPTTERGTASAIFNSAQYFSLALFSPLLGWLTYAWGWEHVFIVMGVIGFVLTLVWIKFIHNPPEHPHISKSELEFLKDGGAVVDIDHKKTDSAKNGPKWSYVRQMLSSRMMLGIFFGQYFINSITWFFLTWFPIYLVQEKGMSILKVGMIAAIPALCGFAGGVLGGVFSDFLIKRGFSLTVARKIPIVLGMLLATSIILCNYTDNNALVVTLMALAFFGKGFGALGWPVIADTAPKEVIGLCGGIFNVFGNVASIVTPLVIGYMVKGLHSFNMALIFVGCSALMAMLCYLLVVGEIKRLELKKQ; encoded by the coding sequence ATGAATATTCAATCTCAGTCACGGACAATCGCGCAAACTAAGGTACGAACACATATTCGTTACTACATTTTGCTGATTATCTTTTTAATCACGGCGGTGAACTATGCCGACCGTGCAACGCTTTCCATTGCAGGCACCGAGGTCGCGCGCGAGCTGGGCCTGGATGCTGCGGATATGGGGCAAATCTTTGCGGCATTCGGCTGGGCATATCTGATTATGCAGTTGCCGGGCGGATGGTTGCTGGACAAGTTCGGTTCGAAGAAAGTTTATACCTACAGTCTGTTTTTCTGGTCGCTGTTCACCTTACTGCAAGGCTTTGTTGGCTGGTTCCCGCTGGCGTATGGCGCACTGACGCTGTTTATCCTGCGCTTTATGCTGGGTTTCTCCGAAGCGCCTTCCTTCCCGGCAAACGCCCGCATTGTCGCGGCCTGGTTCCCGACCACCGAGCGCGGCACCGCGTCGGCAATTTTTAACTCCGCACAATATTTCTCGCTGGCGCTGTTCTCTCCGTTACTCGGCTGGCTGACCTACGCCTGGGGCTGGGAACATGTCTTTATCGTCATGGGCGTGATTGGTTTTGTGCTGACGCTGGTGTGGATCAAATTTATCCATAACCCGCCGGAACATCCGCATATTTCCAAAAGCGAGCTGGAGTTTCTGAAAGACGGCGGCGCGGTGGTGGATATCGACCACAAGAAAACCGACAGTGCGAAAAATGGTCCGAAATGGAGCTACGTTCGTCAGATGTTGAGCAGCCGCATGATGCTGGGGATCTTCTTCGGGCAGTATTTCATTAACAGTATTACGTGGTTCTTCCTGACCTGGTTCCCGATTTATCTGGTTCAGGAAAAGGGCATGTCTATTCTTAAAGTGGGGATGATTGCCGCAATTCCGGCATTGTGCGGTTTTGCCGGCGGTGTGCTGGGGGGCGTGTTCTCAGATTTCCTGATTAAACGCGGTTTCTCGCTGACCGTGGCACGTAAAATTCCTATCGTGCTGGGCATGTTGTTAGCTACCAGCATCATCTTGTGTAACTACACCGACAACAACGCGCTGGTCGTCACCCTGATGGCGCTGGCGTTCTTCGGCAAAGGCTTTGGTGCGCTGGGCTGGCCGGTGATTGCCGATACCGCCCCGAAAGAAGTCATTGGCCTGTGCGGCGGCATCTTCAACGTTTTCGGAAACGTTGCCTCCATCGTGACGCCGCTGGTGATCGGCTACATGGTAAAAGGGCTGCACTCTTTCAATATGGCATTAATTTTTGTGGGCTGTTCAGCACTGATGGCGATGCTTTGCTATCTGCTGGTGGTCGGCGAGATCAAACGTCTGGAACTTAAGAAACAGTAA
- the garD gene encoding galactarate dehydratase encodes MSRNKDKEHATEALFIKVHESDNVAIIVNDNGLKAGTRFSNGLELIEHIPQGHKVALEPIAQGGDIIRYGEVIGYAVRDIAQGGWIDESLVDLPVAPELNSLPLATRVPPALPPLEGYTFEGYRNDDGSVGTKNLLGITTSVHCVAGVVDYVVKIIERDLLPKFPNVDGVVALNHLYGCGVAINAPAAVVPIRTIHNLALNPNFGGEVMVVGLGCEKLQPERLLEGTPDVQAISLDDTHIVRLQDEQHVGFQSMVDDILTVAQFHLERLNRRQRETCPASDLVVGTQCGGSDAFSGVTANPAVGYASDLLVRCGATVMFSEVTEVRDAIHLLTPRAADVEVGKRLLEEMAWYDDYLSMGQTDRSANPSPGNKKGGLANVVEKALGSIAKSGTSAISEVLSPGQRPTKKGLIYAATPASDFVCGTQQLASGITVQVFTTGRGTPYGLLAVPVIKMATRTTLANRWHDLMDINAGTIATGDATIEDVGWELFHFILDIASGRKKTWSDTWGIHNALAVFNPAPVT; translated from the coding sequence ATGTCACGTAATAAAGATAAAGAACATGCAACCGAAGCACTTTTCATTAAGGTTCATGAAAGCGATAACGTTGCTATTATTGTGAACGATAACGGTTTAAAAGCCGGCACCCGATTTTCTAATGGTCTGGAATTAATTGAGCATATTCCGCAAGGTCATAAAGTTGCCTTAGAACCGATTGCCCAGGGTGGCGATATTATTCGTTATGGTGAAGTCATCGGCTATGCGGTGCGTGACATCGCACAGGGCGGCTGGATTGACGAATCCCTGGTGGATCTGCCGGTCGCACCGGAGCTTAACAGCCTGCCGCTGGCCACCCGCGTTCCCCCAGCCTTACCGCCGCTGGAAGGCTATACCTTTGAAGGTTATCGCAACGACGACGGCAGCGTAGGCACTAAAAATCTGCTCGGTATTACCACCAGCGTGCATTGTGTGGCGGGCGTGGTGGATTACGTGGTCAAAATCATCGAGCGTGATTTACTGCCGAAATTCCCTAACGTCGATGGCGTCGTGGCGCTGAACCATCTCTACGGCTGCGGCGTGGCGATTAACGCCCCCGCGGCGGTGGTGCCGATCCGCACTATCCACAATCTGGCGCTGAACCCGAACTTTGGCGGCGAAGTGATGGTGGTCGGTCTGGGCTGTGAAAAGCTGCAACCCGAGCGCCTGCTGGAAGGCACGCCGGATGTGCAGGCAATTTCCCTCGACGACACGCATATCGTCCGTTTGCAGGATGAACAGCACGTCGGCTTCCAGTCGATGGTGGACGATATCCTCACCGTTGCACAATTCCATCTTGAGCGCCTGAACCGCCGTCAGCGCGAAACCTGTCCGGCGTCTGATCTGGTCGTGGGTACGCAATGTGGCGGCAGCGACGCCTTCTCCGGCGTGACGGCTAACCCGGCAGTCGGTTACGCATCAGACCTGCTGGTGCGCTGCGGTGCAACCGTAATGTTCTCGGAAGTGACTGAAGTGCGCGACGCCATCCACTTACTGACGCCGCGCGCTGCGGATGTCGAAGTGGGTAAACGCCTGCTGGAAGAAATGGCCTGGTACGATGATTATCTGTCGATGGGACAAACCGACCGCAGCGCCAACCCGTCTCCGGGTAACAAAAAAGGCGGTCTGGCCAACGTGGTGGAAAAAGCGCTCGGCTCGATTGCAAAATCTGGCACCAGCGCAATTTCAGAAGTATTGTCTCCGGGTCAGCGTCCGACCAAAAAAGGCCTGATCTACGCTGCCACGCCTGCCAGTGATTTTGTCTGCGGAACACAGCAACTGGCATCCGGGATTACCGTGCAGGTCTTTACCACCGGACGCGGTACGCCTTACGGCCTGCTGGCGGTGCCGGTGATTAAAATGGCGACCCGCACCACGCTGGCTAACCGCTGGCACGATCTGATGGACATCAACGCCGGTACGATTGCGACCGGCGACGCGACTATCGAAGATGTGGGCTGGGAGTTGTTCCACTTCATTCTCGATATCGCCAGCGGGCGCAAGAAAACCTGGTCAGACACCTGGGGCATCCATAATGCGCTGGCGGTGTTTAACCCGGCGCCGGTGACCTGA
- the exbD gene encoding TonB system transport protein ExbD: MAIRLNDDIDESGEMHDINVTPFIDVMLVLLIIFMVAAPLATVDVRVDLPASTAKQQPRPEKPIFLSVKADKQLFLGDTPVNSDNLTSMLDQRTQGNKQSTIFFRADKTVDYETLMKVMDNLRKAGYLKVGLVGAEQTGTAAAQ, encoded by the coding sequence ATGGCTATTCGGTTAAACGACGATATCGACGAAAGCGGTGAAATGCATGACATCAACGTCACGCCTTTCATCGACGTCATGCTGGTATTGCTGATCATCTTCATGGTGGCCGCGCCGCTGGCGACCGTGGATGTGCGGGTTGATTTACCCGCCTCTACGGCGAAACAGCAGCCGCGTCCGGAGAAACCGATCTTCCTGTCGGTGAAAGCAGACAAACAGCTGTTCCTCGGCGACACGCCGGTCAACAGCGATAATCTGACCTCGATGCTGGATCAACGTACTCAGGGCAATAAGCAGAGCACGATTTTCTTCCGTGCGGATAAGACAGTGGATTACGAAACGCTGATGAAAGTGATGGATAACCTGCGTAAAGCCGGTTACCTGAAAGTCGGACTGGTTGGCGCTGAACAAACCGGTACCGCTGCGGCGCAGTAA
- the exbB gene encoding tol-pal system-associated acyl-CoA thioesterase, whose amino-acid sequence MKEATSLLMSLMLVAGLSGNAMAAPATPAGQAVNSAASQPAAADAPAPATSDATPAPVMQPAPTEATPVIPTDLSVMGMYHHADAVVKTVMIGLLLASVVTWALLFSKGAEVFTGKRRMRREFDALSSVRTLDEAAEQAESFAASSISAQMIRDAQNELELSAGSTDNNGIKERTGFRLERRVSAAGRYMGRGNGILATIGAISPFVGLFGTVWGIMNSFIGIAQTQTTNLAVVAPGIAEALLATAVGLVAAIPAVVIYNIFARTITSYRHQVGDVAAQIILLQGRDLDLAASKGDAPRGQTGQLRVG is encoded by the coding sequence ATGAAAGAGGCGACCTCATTACTGATGTCGTTGATGTTGGTTGCTGGCTTAAGCGGCAACGCGATGGCTGCACCTGCGACGCCGGCTGGACAAGCCGTCAATTCTGCAGCATCTCAACCGGCAGCGGCGGATGCCCCTGCACCGGCGACCAGTGATGCAACGCCAGCACCGGTAATGCAACCGGCCCCGACCGAAGCGACGCCTGTTATTCCTACCGATTTGTCTGTTATGGGCATGTATCATCACGCTGATGCGGTGGTGAAAACCGTCATGATTGGCCTGCTGCTGGCCTCTGTCGTCACCTGGGCGTTGCTGTTCAGCAAAGGTGCTGAAGTGTTCACTGGCAAACGCCGTATGCGCCGCGAATTTGATGCGCTGTCTTCTGTCCGTACACTGGATGAGGCCGCTGAACAGGCAGAAAGCTTCGCCGCCAGCAGCATCAGCGCGCAGATGATCCGCGATGCACAGAATGAGCTCGAGCTGTCAGCAGGTTCCACCGACAACAACGGGATTAAAGAGCGTACTGGTTTCCGCCTTGAGCGCCGCGTCAGCGCTGCCGGTCGTTACATGGGCCGTGGCAACGGTATTCTGGCGACTATCGGGGCAATCTCTCCGTTCGTCGGCCTTTTCGGTACTGTGTGGGGCATCATGAACAGCTTCATCGGTATCGCGCAAACGCAAACCACTAACCTGGCTGTCGTGGCACCGGGCATCGCAGAAGCCTTGCTGGCGACCGCTGTCGGTCTGGTTGCAGCGATTCCTGCCGTAGTTATCTACAATATTTTCGCCCGTACCATTACCTCTTACCGTCATCAGGTTGGCGATGTAGCGGCGCAGATTATTCTGTTGCAGGGTCGTGATTTGGATCTGGCTGCCAGCAAAGGCGATGCGCCACGCGGTCAGACAGGTCAGTTACGCGTAGGGTAA